From Rhodococcus sp. B7740:
TCCGGACCGCTCCGACGTTGCCGCCGCATCGACGCGCATACCGAGTGCGCCGAGGACCCGGCCGATCTCGCGGCCGATCGAACCGGGACCGACGACGAGAGCGGCGCGACCGTGAATACCATTGGTAACTCTGTGTTCCCAGACCCGCTCGCGCTGACGAGCAAGCGCCAGCGGCAGCTTCTTGACCGACGCCAGAATGCCGGCTGCGACATACTCCGCAATCGCCCTGTCGAGGATTCCGCCGGAGTTCGTCAGAATCCATCGGCCCTCGCGCAGAACCGGATCGAGCAGTCGGTCGACGCCGGCACTCGATGCGTGGATCCAGCGAAGATTCTCGGCATTCGGCCACACGGTTCGCAGATCGGCGGTCTCGAACGTTCGGAACAGCAACACCTCTGCCCACGACACCAGACCGGCGAGCTCGTCCATCGTGCAGCTTCGGAAGTCGACTTCGTCGATCGCGGGCAAGGACCCTCTGTCCGAACCACTTTCGACCACAAGCACGTTCACCACAAGACTCGCCACCTCCGTACGATGGCACCGTGCTCACCGTAGAACTCGCAACTGCCGCCGACGCAGCAACGATACTCGGCCTGCGGCACGCAGCCGAGGACTGGCTCTTCGCTCGAGAAATCGACCAGTGGACAC
This genomic window contains:
- a CDS encoding D-2-hydroxyacid dehydrogenase produces the protein MPAIDEVDFRSCTMDELAGLVSWAEVLLFRTFETADLRTVWPNAENLRWIHASSAGVDRLLDPVLREGRWILTNSGGILDRAIAEYVAAGILASVKKLPLALARQRERVWEHRVTNGIHGRAALVVGPGSIGREIGRVLGALGMRVDAAATSERSGDSEFGRIRDVRRLRSYAGEYDVIVLATPLTDATRALVDAEVLSAMRSDAGLVNIARGPVVDERALCDALADGGIGWAVLDVFEVEPLPDTSPLWHMDNVILTAHLAGDADDFAERLWALFEDNLHRYVRGSALVNVVDKQVGYVRR